In a genomic window of Trichoplusia ni isolate ovarian cell line Hi5 chromosome 26 unlocalized genomic scaffold, tn1 tig00003837_group25, whole genome shotgun sequence:
- the LOC113506834 gene encoding uncharacterized protein LOC113506834, with translation MPVTRSQKDVPLRPPSRPLDAAAPSSGPEGATSATSPAKAPSSEATTSSGTTATEYTTTTEATKETATTAASEKSKAAKKANKKTPEEALGKGLPGSSATLKPMGVGRRARSTKTTSSSARRKELAAREELASLELEQAQAAARLARIRLELTQCEDEDSMEEDEDLEEERTAHVKNWIETSVLHETTKTADVDPGQRPAEDQKVKPEEEASAGGAFNGIQALTAALKEAFSSREGATGQPKYIHELPYFDGNSSEWMAFKVVYEDTAHMFSNASAEEVMQALKRRFGRPDALILAELEKVKTLARISENPREICVFASQVNNSVAAIKGLKKPQYLHSPEIVKCIVEKLPTVLKFRWYDYTAATDDGEFSDLNLISRFLNQEADKCGAFAALEERNRKIVKHASHVTRDSQEREPRRTERKCPMCEGEHALLECRKFQKSSVQDRWAAVKRSGVCFKCLQGRHRKEMCRKPPCKTCKRWHHHLLHAEAQEEASSSKDATEAAAVMAAVNTVSSTRAYLKMVPVEVYGTKGSKEFLALMDEGSTVTLLDQKVAEEVGAHGRREELTIETVGGRLIQKKDSQLLDLAVKGVHQGAKKILRGVRTMEGLKLAPQFLEKGRIERCKHLTKLSDALYYEGERPQLLIGQDNWELIVSREVRKGKPGEPVASRTGLGWVLHGTDSGAIKRVQFINTCLTVSSPEEEMHQVIKDHFAIEALGVQPRRPSTDAEGQAIAILEKTCRRLEDGRFEAGLLWRNPEERMPDSYTSAKNRLANIEKKIDKDPQLKEEYGRQMEHLLDSGYAEEAPAQPEDTKKKWYLPHFAVVHPLKKKIRIVFDAAARSGGKSLNDALLPGPDLLQSLFGVLLRFRQGPLVVAADIKEMFLQVRIRPEDRDSLRFLWRGDRRDVSPKEYRMTSVIFGATSSPSTAIYVKNRNAADFQEEYPEAARAIELNHYMDDYLHSFHTEEDLRRVTAQVDFIHKKAGFELRGWASNQPELLHRVRTEMTEKVEVNLGEKEEKTLGLRWFTEKDSIGFRANLRNTPEEIARGFKVPTKREVTSAVMSTFDPLGLASPVLIQGKKLLQNIWRSGIGWDEEIADQDHETWKVYLEKMKLLQGLQIPRCLAPRSTEGELHTFTDASETAYAAAVYWRAQESDGTYLVNLVAAKVRVTPLKPVSVPRLELQAALLGSRLAHAVEEEMDLKASKKTFWTDSSIVLSWIKTDPRTFKTFVAHRLAEIEDLTKPQDWRWVPTAHNPADDATRDVPDNFDNKHRWYTGPDFLRQEEAHWPAARTFRKETTGEEKSTDVVTTASVVSRTPKPERFSSWKRLQRATARVLQFIQLCRPIGRVNACKTDPTCRVIKKKAPGVGRRPTSSKEERRYIPLSPELLEQAEKLLLRESQERSFHEEIRHLQKGKQLEGNSKLKRLDVVLDEDLLRVKGRIDAIQGVSRNFIRPIVLDSKDLIGRLILEDYHRRFNHGNHATVMNEVRQRYWVLGLRSALKTVQHQCQWCRARRGKPGELPTGNLPVERLTHSCPPFTCTGVDYFGPLSVTVARHHEKRWGALFTCLTTRAVHIELVPSLSTDSMMLALRRFAARRGMPKTIYSDNGTNFVGANRELQEALQGMNKEDLTSEAEKIDIQWKFIPPGAPNMGGAWERLVRSIKTALDATLHERHPREEVLLTLLLEAEHTVNSRPLTHLSENPEEEALTPNHFLLGRSCGTARLGHFGDNELVGRHTWKATQRLADHFWQRWLREYLPTLLPRKTRGGTSPTDLRVGDIVLIVDHTLPRDTWPRGRIVQVYPGPDGRTRIVDVGTRGGVLRRPSSRVVLLVPGESPSQEDGATHEGENVGD, from the exons ATGCCGGTGACCAGGTCTCAGAAGGATGTTCCCTTGCGCCCTCCGTCCCGTCCTTTGGACGCGGCGGCTCCATCGTCAGGGCCAGAAGGGGCCACGTCTGCGACATCACCAGCTAAGGCACCTTCATCAGAAGCAACTACTTCTTCCGGAACAACAGCAACGGAGTACACTACCACCACCGAAGCGACTAAGGAGACTGCGACCACGGCGGCATCAGAGAAGAGCAAGGCCGCGAAGAAGGCGAACAAGAAGACCCCAGAAGAGGCCCTGGGGAAGGGGTTGCCGGGTTCCTCCGCAACTCTGAAACCAATGGGGGTCGGTCGCCGAGCCAGGTCTACGAAGACGACGAGTTCCTCGGCCAGAAGAAAGGAGCTAGCAGCCAGGGAAGAACTGGCAAGCCTGGAGCTGGAGCAGGCTCAGGCGGCGGCAAGATTAGCACGCATCCGCTTGGAGCTGACGCAGTGCGAGGACGAGGACTCCATGGAAGAAGATGAAGACCTGGAAGAAGAAAGGACAGCCCACGTCAAGAACTGGATCGAGACGTCGGTGCTACATGAAACCACCAAGACAGCGGATGTGGACCCAGGACAGCGACCAGCAGAAGATCAGAAGGTGAAGCCAGAAGAAGAGGCTTCTGCAGGAGGTGCTTTCAACGGGATCCAGGCGCTGACTGCTGCTCTCAAGGAAGCCTTCTCAAGCCGAGAAGGTGCGACGGGGCAGCCGAAGTATATCCACGAGTTACCGTACTTCGACGGCAACAGCAGCGAGTGGATGGCCTTCAAGGTGGTCTACGAGGACACAGCTCACATGTTCAGCAAC GCATCTGCAGAAGAGGTCATGCAGGCGTTGAAGAGGAGGTTCGGGAGACCGGATGCCTTGATCCTGGCGGAGCTGGAGAAGGTGAAGACCCTGGCGCGGATATCGGAAAACCCCAGGGAAATCTGCGTGTTCGCCAGTCAAGTAAACAACAGCGTGGCGGCCATCAAGGGACTCAAGAAGCCGCAGTACCTGCACTCACCGGAGATCGTGAAGTGTATTGTTGAGAAGCTACCAACAGTACTCAAGTTCCGGTGGTACGACTACACTGCAGCCACGGATGATGGTGAGTTTTCGGACTTGAATCTCATCAGCAGGTTCCTGAACCAGGAGGCCGACAAGTGTGGAGCCTTCGCCGCGCTGGAAGAAAGAAACAGGAAGATAGTCAAGCACGCCTCACACGTTACGCGGGACTCGCAGGAGCGGGAGCCCAGGCGAACCGAAAGGAAGTGTCCGATGTGTGAGGGCGAACATGCGCTGCTGGAATGCCGCAAGTTCCAGAAGAGTTCGGTGCAAGACCGATGGGCGGCCGTGAAGAGGAGCGGGGTATGTTTCAAGTGCCTACAAGGAAGACATCGGAAGGAGATGTGTCGCAAGCCTCCGTGCAAGACCTGCAAGAGGTGGCACCATCACCTGCTTCATGCAGAAGCACAAGAAGAGGCCTCAAGTAGCAAGGACGCTACTGAGGCAGCAGCGGTCATGGCGGCCGTGAACACGGTGAGCAGCACACGAGCCTACCTGAAGATGGTGCCAGTAGAGGTCTACGGTACCAAGGGCTCCAAAGAGTTCCTGGCCCTCATGGATGAGGGGTCGACGGTGACGCTGCTGGATCAGAAGGTCGCCGAAGAGGTTGGCGCTCATGGCAGAAGGGAGGAGCTGACGATCGAGACAGTTGGCGGCAGGCTCATCCAGAAGAAGGACTCACAGCTGCTGGACCTGGCTGTGAAAGGCGTACACCAAGGGGCCAAGAAGATCTTGAGAGGAGTCCGGACCATGGAAGGACTCAAGCTGGCGCCACAGTTCCTAGAAAAGGGAAGAATTGAGCGCTGCAAGCACCTGACGAAGCTCTCCGACGCCCTATACTACGAGGGAGAGCGACCGCAACTACTCATCGGGCAAGACAACTGGGAGCTGATCGTATCCCGGGAAGTAAGAAAAGGGAAGCCAGGTGAACCGGTTGCCTCCAGGACAGGACTCGGCTGGGTGTTGCACGGTACCGACAGTGGTGCAATAAAAAGGGTGCAGTTTATTAACACTTGCCTTACTGTCAGCTCACCAGAAGAAGAGATGCACCAGGTCATCAAGGATCACTTCGCGATCGAGGCGCTTGGTGTGCAGCCACGCAGACCCTCAACGGACGCCGAGGGACAGGCCATCGCCATCCTAGAGAAGACCTGCAGAAGATTGGAAGACGGGCGCTTCGAGGCCGGTCTGCTGTGGAGGAACCCAGAAGAAAGGATGCCAGACAGTTATACTTCTGCAAAAAACCGTCTGGCCAACATTGAAAAGAAGATAGACAAGGACCCTCAGCTGAAGGAGGAATACGGTCGGCAGATGGAACATCTTCTGGACAGCGGGTATGCAGAAGAGGCTCCAGCGCAACCAGAAGACACCAAGAAGAAATGGTACCTGCCACACTTCGCCGTCGTGCATCCTTTGAAGAAGAAGATTAGGATCGTGTTCGACGCGGCAGCGAGGTCCGGAGGAAAGAGCCTCAACGATGCCCTGCTGCCAGGGCCAGACCTGCTGCAGTCACTCTTCGGCGTACTGCTGAGGTTCCGGCAGGGACCCTTGGTGGTTGCAGCAGACATTAAGGAAATGTTTCTGCAGGTACGTATAAGGCCAGAAGATCGAGACAGCCTGCGTTTCCTGTGGCGAGGAGATCGACGCGATGTGTCGCCGAAGGAGTATAGGATGACATCTGTTATCTTCggcgcgacttcgtctccgagCACAGCCATCTACGTGAAGAACAGAAACGCAGCTGACTTCCAAGAAGAATATCCAGAAGCAGCAAGGGCGATCGAGCTGAACCACTATATGGACGACTACCTGCACAGCTTCCACACAGAAGAGGACCTAAGAAGGGTGACAGCACAGGTAGATTTCATCCACAAGAAGGCGGGCTTCGAACTCAGGGGATGGGCGTCCAACCAACCTGAGCTGCTGCACCGAGTCAGGACCGAGATGACAGAGAAGGTCGAGGTCAACCTCGGGGAGAAGGAAGAGAAGACCCTAGGACTACGCTGGTTCACAGAGAAGGACTCCATCGGATTCAGGGCGAACCTTCGGAACACGCCGGAGGAGATAGCGAGAGGTTTCAAGGTGCCAACGAAAAGGGAAGTTACCAGTGCGGTCATGTCTACCTTCGACCCGCTGGGACTGGCATCACCGGTCCTGATTCAAGGTAAGAAGTTACTGCAGAACATCTGGCGCAGTGGCATCGGCTGGGACGAAGAGATCGCAGACCAGGATCACGAAACTTGGAAGGTCTACCTGGAGAAGATGAAGCTCCTGCAGGGCCTTCAGATCCCGAGATGTCTGGCTCCACGTAGCACCGAGGGGGAGCTGCACACCTTCACGGATGCGAGTGAAACGGCGTATGCAGCTGCAGTCTACTGGCGAGCGCAAGAAAGTGACGGGACCTACCTCGTCAATCTGGTGGCAGCGAAGGTGAGAGTCACACCGTTGAAACCTGTGTCAGTTCCCAGACTTGAGCTGCAAGCTGCCCTCCTCGGAAGCCGGCTGGCGCACGCTGTAGAAGAGGAAATGGACCTGAAGGCGAGCAAGAAGACCTTCTGGACGGACTCCAGCATCGTGCTCTCCTGGATCAAGACGGACCCGAGGACCTTCAAGACGTTCGTGGCTCACCGACTAGCAGAAATTGAAGACCTCACCAAGCCACAGGACTGGAGATGGGTGCCTACGGCGCACAACCCTGCGGACGACGCGACGCGTGACGTGCCGGACAACTTCGACAACAAGCATCGCTGGTACACCGGGCCTGACTTCCTGCGACAAGAAGAAGCTCATTGGCCAGCAGCGAGGACCTTCAGGAAGGAGACCACGGGCGAAGAAAAGTCGACGGACGTCGTGACTACAGCGAGCGTCGTCAGCCGGACTCCAAAGCCAGAAAGATTCTCGTCATGGAAGAGACTTCAGCGGGCAACGGCGAGGGTGCTGCAATTCATTCAACTCTGCCGTCCCATAGGCCGGGTCAACGCATGCAAGACCGACCCGACATGCCGGGTCATCAAGAAGAAGGCGCCGGGAGTGGGAAGGCGACCGACGTCCTCGAAGGAAGAAAGAAGATACATACCCCTCAGTCCGGAGCTGCTGGAGCAGGCCGAGAAGTTGTTGCTGAGGGAGAGTCAAGAGAGAAGCTTCCACGAAGAAATACGACACTTGCAGAAGGGGAAGCAACTCGAGGGCAACAGCAAGTTGAAACGACTCGACGTGGTATTAGATGAAGACCTGCTGCGAGTTAAAGGAAGAATCGACGCGATTCAGGGCGTCTCGAGGAATTTCATACGGCCCATCGTGCTCGACAGTAAAGACCTGATTGGAAGACTTATCTTGGAAGACTACCACCGTCGCTTCAATCATGGGAACCACGCCACGGTGATGAACGAGGTCCGTCAACGATATTGGGTGCTGGGGCTACGCTCAGCATTGAAGACTGTCCAGCATCAATGTCAATGGTGCAGAGCAAGAAGAGGGAAGCCTGGAGAGCTGCCGACGGGGAACCTGCCCGTCGAACGTCTGACGCACAGTTGTCCACCCTTTACATGCACTGGCGTCGACTACTTCGGGCCGCTCTCCGTCACGGTGGCAAGACACCACGAGAAGAGATGGGGCGCTCTGTTCACGTGCCTTACGACGCGAGCGGTGCACATCGAGCTGGTTCCGTCACTGTCAACCGACAGTATGATGTTGGCTCTCCGGAGGTTCGCTGCAAGAAGAGGAATGCCGAAGACTATATACTCGGACAACGGGACCAACTTCGTCGGCGCCAACCGTGAACTTCAGGAGGCGCTGCAGGGAATGAACAAAGAAGACCTAACTTCTGAAGCCGAGAAGATCGACATACAATGGAAGTTCATCCCACCTGGCGCGCCAAACATGGGCGGCGCTTGGGAACGTCTGGTGCGCTCCATAAAAACCGCACTGGACGCCACTCTACACGAAAGACATCCACGAGAGGAGGTCCTTCTCACCCTCCTGCTGGAAGCTGAACACACGGTGAATTCACGACCGCTGACTCACCTCTCCGAGAATCCCGAGGAGGAAGCGCTCACTCCAAACCACTTCCTCCTTGGACGCTCCTGCGGCACTGCGAGACTCGGCCACTTCGGCGACAACGAGCTGGTGGGACGACACACCTGGAAGGCGACGCAGCGG